TACTTAgatttatatatgatattatagctGCTACTAAAATGTTGACCATAacatggaaaatataatataaattatcaaaatgtattatgcaatgataaaaatgattaaatccATTAGTaacgtaggtacttaataaaataaactctatagtttataatctttataccactatacttattacctatacctacggcTATTCGTCTATACAttaggtatagtataggtatgcaTATTGAATAAATTGACTGGTTTCAAGGCTGATGATCACCTCGAGCatcaaatattatgataaatattactaCTTTCACCTTCAAAGAATTTTGGATTGAGGGAATATTAAAACCTATACGCTACTTACTCAGCACAGATTCAAAACAAGTTGCAAgtacttaatattaaacaaGTCAGAATATCTTTTTATGGAAatggaattaaaatattgtataggtaagctagtcaattatttaatgattatttgttgtttgctacctatttaatatacaacCATGGTCCGAGAACATTGAAACATTTaactaacatttttgttttataaaagaaacgtttaaaaatgatattatacacttgttgtctataaaataattttaattcaaaatatatattcaagtACCAATTTCTTCTATCATATTAACATACATAtaagtacatacatacataagtaTTTTGCTACGTTTGACCACAGATTGTAGAATGAGAATCgtttttggtaggtacctatcttaaATATAgcatataggttataggtaccaCGCTTCCAAGCTGGTATTCTGTTCTTATACCTTTAAGAAACATTTTGAAGTTTGCTCCAAGACTTTGGTTGTAGGGTATGCGGCTGATAACATAATGTGCTCCCCAAAAACATAAATGCCCCTAAATAAATGCTCATAATATtgccataaaaatatttatgcccAATTATATTTTAGCAGTACGTACTTTCTAAGCTAGAAGTGTAAATGCAActgtagataaataaataaacattgaaattattaaaataaataatattattgtattctttgaattgaaatatttaatgttaaaaaatatatatataaacaggatttagtaacatattattatgtagttacttacataaattttataaattagattatgtttattgtttgtaaTACCTTTAGAGCATATGGGTACTACATTAAATAAAGACGGTCCATGCATAGAAAGTAAATGTAGGTAAATGTAAGTATAGgcatttgtcaaaaaaaaaaaataatagtaataactaagcAGTGGGTGAAAGCACTTTcgtcgaaaaataaaaatactttctcTGTAAAAAACAAATCGATAACAATGTTGCATAAGAGTCGTATTACATAGATGCATAATGTGTCTTAGAACTCAACGTTGAAacatattagaaaataaaagaaCATTATTATTCTACGCGCGAGTTACTCAGACTTATTTTAGGAAgacaaactaaataatattatgtgtagaccaaattaaattatattatcgcgTTTTCACTGTTTTCCAACTTGATCAACTTGGGTTTGCAGGTTGCTGACCACCTCTGGAGGTACGTGGTCGCCGAGGATTTCGAACAGGTTGATGGCCTGTGACCCAGGTATCGACTCGTATGCGACCACCTCTACGCCTTCTTGGACCTTCTGAATCTGAGCATTTTGCGGTATAAGATGTGTACTCTGTGCTTGTCTGATGGCTTCGTTTGAGAATATTTCACCATCTTTACCTCCTTGTGGCATTGCCAGGCACACAGCCATCATGCACGTGCCCAAAACCACAGCGGTCATAAACAGATTCATAGTTCTAGtgggggaaaaaaatatatttaaaaaaaaactcgttaTTCCGTGACCCAACATGcttataatactgttattagaataggtaggtataaaagtaaaatatattaatatgtaatactataataggtactatattatacagtctgtacataattatacattatacagtcgTGTCAAACACTCTCtaaattactacctatatatattatataacattataaacccccactaatttatagattttatgaTGTAaatcatagaaaaataaaaatttcaatgaCGAACTCTTAAGATCAAGTGTACGACCCAAATTGAGTAAATACATCTatcaatatgtaggtacttataactcatgaacaaaattaaacatattattatgattttgtgttaccaaataaaaatatatacatattttatactgtacCTAACTGATCCACTGTTAgatacattatatagtataacgTGTTAATAGGGCTTCTCATCCCTTGCATGTGTTATCACTTATTACCGTCTTACAGTCATACAACTATTTTCCATACCTCTATGGTACAAACTACAAGTGTACATCATAGGAAATTTGCGTTCAGCACTTCAGCAGAACCAATTCTATAATGTTGTTTTGTATTacctttaatattagagtgaattgatatattatattcaaatttataggtgagaaaattatctgtgtttgtacgtTGGTTTTTa
Above is a window of Metopolophium dirhodum isolate CAU chromosome 3, ASM1992520v1, whole genome shotgun sequence DNA encoding:
- the LOC132941876 gene encoding LOW QUALITY PROTEIN: uncharacterized protein LOC132941876 (The sequence of the model RefSeq protein was modified relative to this genomic sequence to represent the inferred CDS: deleted 4 bases in 2 codons) gives rise to the protein MICFSTLIKRTVFFHCVVTRESTHRQQQFYLLRTMNLFMTAVVLGTCMMAVCLAMPQGGKDGEIFSNEAIRQAQSTHLIPQNAQIQKVQEGVEVVAYESIPGSQAINLFEILGDHVPPEVVSNLQTQVDQVGKQ